From the Pseudodesulfovibrio indicus genome, the window TAAACGCACAGATATCAAGAAGATCATGTTGATCGGGTCCGGCCCCATTGTCATCGGCCAGGCCTGCGAGTTCGACTACTCCGGTACCCAGGCCCTCAAGGCTCTCAAGGAGGAGGGGTACGAGGTGGTCCTGGTCAACTCCAATCCGGCCTCCATCATGACGGACCCGGAGTTGGCCGATGCGACCTACATCGAACCCATCGAGCCGGAAACCGTTGCCCGAATCATCGAAAAAGAGCGTCCCGACGCTCTTTTGCCGACTTTGGGGGGACAAACCGGCCTGAACACGGCCCTGGCCGTGGCCGACATGGGCGTCCTGGACAAATTCAACGTCGAGCTGATCGGCGCGAATATCGACGTCATCAACAAGGCGGAATCCCGAGAGGAATTTCGCGAGGCCATGAGGAACATCGGGTTGGGCATGCCGGAGTCCGGCATCTGCCACAACATGGACGACGTGCGCGAGTGGGGCGAGAAGATCCCCTTCCCGATCATCGTCCGTCCCGCCTACACCCTGGGCGGTTCCGGCGGCGGCGTGGCCTACAACATGGAGGAACTGGAACAGATCTGCGCCAACGGTCTGGCCCTGTCCATGAAGCACGAGATCATGCTGGAACGCTCCATCCTCGGCTGGAAGGAGTACGAGCTTGAGGTCATGCGGGACAAGAAGGACAATTGCGTGATCATCTGCTCCATCGAGAACCTGGACCCCATGGGCGTGCACACCGGCGACTCGGTGACCGTGGCCCCGGCCCAGACCCTGACGGACGACGAGTACCAACGGCTGCGCGACGCCTCCCTGGCGGTCATGCGCGAGATCGGCGTGGAGACCGGCGGGTCCAACGTCCAGTTCGCCATCAACCCCGAGGACGGCGAGCTGATCATCATCGAGATGAACCCGCGCGTGTCCCGGTCCTCGGCCCTGGCCTCCAAGGCCACCGGCTTCCCCATCGCCAAGATAGCGGCCAAGCTGGCCGTGGGCTATACCCTCGACGAGATTCCCAACGACATCACCCGTGAGACCATGGCCTCCTTCGAACCGGCCATCGACTACTGCGTGATCAAGATACCCAGGTTCACCTTCGAGAAGTTCCCCGGCACCGAGGACTACCTGACCACGGCCATGAAGTCCGTGGGCGAGACCATGGCCATCGGCCGGACCTTCAAGGAAGCGCTCCAGAAGGGGCTTCGGTCCCTGGAGACCGGGCACCCCGGCCTGGGCAAGCGGTTCGACACCTGCGATTTCGACAAGAACGAGATCCTGAAACTCCTGCGGCGGCCCAACTCCGAGCGTATCTACGCCCTGCGCAACGCGCTGCTCTGCGGCATGACCGAGGAGGAGGTCTTCGAGGCCACCAAGATCGACCCGTGGTTCCTGCGCCAGTTCCAGGACATCATCGACCTGGAGCGCGAGCTGATCGAGTTCGGCAAGCGCGAGGGCGTGTCCAAGGACGCCGACGGCATGCCCGAGATGCTGCGCAAGGCCAAGGAGTACGGCTACTCCGACCCGCAGCTGGCGGCCATGTGGCGGACCAGCGAGGACGCCGTCCGCGCCCTGCGCAAGGAGCTCGCCGTCGAGCCGACCTACTACCTGGTCGATACCTGCGCCGCCGAGTTCGAGGCGTACACCCCATACTATTATTCCACCTACGAGACCGGCCAGGAGAACGTCCGCGACGAACGCAAGAAGATCGTCATCCTGGGCGGCGGCCCCAACCGCATCGGCCAGGGAATCGAGTTCGACTACTGCTGCTGCCACTCCTCCTTCACCCTGAAGGAGATGGGCGTGCAGTCCATCATGGTCAACTCCAACCCGGAGACGGTCTCCACCGACTACGACACCTCGGACAAGCTCTACTTCGAGCCGCTGACCTTCGAGGACGTCATGAACATCATCGAGTTCGAGAAGCCGGACGGCGTCATCGTCCAGTTCGGCGGCCAGACCCCGCTGAACCTCGCGCTGCGGCTGATGAAGGCGGGCGTGCCGCTGATCGGCACCAGCCCGGACGCCATCGACCGCGCCGAGGACCGCGAGCGGTTCAAGCAGTTCCTGAACAAGCTGAACCTCAAGCAGCCGCCCAACGGCACGGCCATGTCCATGGTCGAGGCGCGCGAGATCGCCGAGAAGCTGACCTTCCCGCTGGTCCTGCGCCCGTCCTACGTGTTGGGCGGCCGGGGCATGGACATCGTCTACTCCATGGACGAGTTCGACCATTACTTCCGGCACTCGGCCCTGGTCTCCCCGGAGCACCCGACCCTCATCGACAAGTTCCTCGAATACGCCATCGAGGTGGACGTGGACGCCCTGGCCGACGGCGAGGACGTGTACATCGGCGGGGTCATGGAGCACATCGAGGAGGCGGGCATCCACTCCGGCGACTCCGCCTCGGTCCTGCCCCCGTATTCCCTGTCGGCGGACCTCATCCGCGAGATCGAGCGCCAGACCATCGCCATGGCCAAGGAGCTGGGCGTGGTCGGACTGATGAACGTCCAGTTCGCCATCAAGGATCACGAGGTCTACATCATCGAGGTCAACCCGCGCGCCTCGCGCACGGTTCCCTTCGTGTCCAAGGCCACGGGCGTGCCCCTGGCCAAGCTCGCCACCCGCGTCATGCTCGGCGAGAAGCTCAAGGACCTGAAGCCCTGGGAGATGCGCAAGAAGGGCCACGTCTCGGTCAAGGAGTCCGTGTTCCCGTTCACCCGCTTCCCCAACGTGGACGTGCTGCTCGGACCCGAAATGCGCTCCACCGGCGAGGTCATGGGCATCGACCCGAGCTTCGGCCTGGCCTACATGAAGTCCCAGCTGGCCGCGGGCCAGAAGCTGCCCACCAAGGGCACGGTCTTCATGTCCGTCAACGACTGGGACAAGTCCAAGATCGTGCTGGTGGCCAAGGACTTCGAGGCCATGGGCTTCAAGGTCGCGGCCACGGGCGGCACCGCCGATTTCCTGGCCGAGAAGGGAATCCATGTGGAAAAGGTCCACAAGGTCCACGAGGGGCAGCGCCCCCACGTGGTCGACCACATCAAGAACGGCGCGTTCGACCTGGTCATCAACACCCCTTCGGGCAAGAAGACCGTGGGCGACGCCAAGATGATCCGCCAGAACGCACTGCTCTACGACATCCCCTACACCACCACGGTGTCCGGGGCGCGGGCGGTGGTCCAGGCCATATGTGAATTGCGTCAAACCGGGCTCCAGGTGAAGAGCCTTCAGGAATACTACGGCTAGCCAGGCCGCAGAGGACGAGAGAGTCTACATGAAAAAAGAGTATTGCGGTCTTTTCGGCATCTACGGAAACAAGGAAGCCGCGCGCATGACCTATTTCGGTCTGTACGCGCTCCAGCATCGCGGGCAGGAGTCCGCGGGCATCGTGACCTGGGACGGCGAGAAGATCCGCGAGCAGAAGGGCATGGGGCTGGTGGCGGACGTCTTCAACGAGCGTCATCTGAGCAAGGAGCTCAAGGGCGAGATCGCCATGGGCCACATCCGTTACTCCACCACCGGCGCGTCGCTGATCCGCAACGCCCAGCCGTTCCTGGTCCGCCACGGCGACCTGCGGCTGGCCGTGGCCCACAACGGCAACCTGGTGAACACCTACGAGCTGCGCTCCGAGCTTGAGGCCCACGGCTCCATCTTCCAGACCACCATGGACACCGAGGTCTTCGCCCACCTGATCATCAAGTATCTGCATGAGTCCGAGTCCATCGAGGAGGCCGTGGGCAAGGCCTGCCTCCAGGTGCGCGGGGCCTATTCCATGCTCATCCTGGCCAACGACAAGATGATCGCGGTCAAGGACCCCAACGGGTTCCGGCCGCTGGTCCTGGGCCGGGTGGGCGGCAACTACGTGTTCGCTTCCGAGACCTGCGCCTTCGACCTCATCGAGGCCGACTATCTCCGGCCGCTGGAAGCGGGCGAGATGATCGTGGTCCACAAGGGCAAGATGACCTCCCACCGGTTCGCCGAGCCGCGCCGGTGCTCCAAGTGCATCTTCGAGCTGATCTACTTCGCCCGGCCCGATTCC encodes:
- the carB gene encoding carbamoyl-phosphate synthase large subunit, which codes for MPKRTDIKKIMLIGSGPIVIGQACEFDYSGTQALKALKEEGYEVVLVNSNPASIMTDPELADATYIEPIEPETVARIIEKERPDALLPTLGGQTGLNTALAVADMGVLDKFNVELIGANIDVINKAESREEFREAMRNIGLGMPESGICHNMDDVREWGEKIPFPIIVRPAYTLGGSGGGVAYNMEELEQICANGLALSMKHEIMLERSILGWKEYELEVMRDKKDNCVIICSIENLDPMGVHTGDSVTVAPAQTLTDDEYQRLRDASLAVMREIGVETGGSNVQFAINPEDGELIIIEMNPRVSRSSALASKATGFPIAKIAAKLAVGYTLDEIPNDITRETMASFEPAIDYCVIKIPRFTFEKFPGTEDYLTTAMKSVGETMAIGRTFKEALQKGLRSLETGHPGLGKRFDTCDFDKNEILKLLRRPNSERIYALRNALLCGMTEEEVFEATKIDPWFLRQFQDIIDLERELIEFGKREGVSKDADGMPEMLRKAKEYGYSDPQLAAMWRTSEDAVRALRKELAVEPTYYLVDTCAAEFEAYTPYYYSTYETGQENVRDERKKIVILGGGPNRIGQGIEFDYCCCHSSFTLKEMGVQSIMVNSNPETVSTDYDTSDKLYFEPLTFEDVMNIIEFEKPDGVIVQFGGQTPLNLALRLMKAGVPLIGTSPDAIDRAEDRERFKQFLNKLNLKQPPNGTAMSMVEAREIAEKLTFPLVLRPSYVLGGRGMDIVYSMDEFDHYFRHSALVSPEHPTLIDKFLEYAIEVDVDALADGEDVYIGGVMEHIEEAGIHSGDSASVLPPYSLSADLIREIERQTIAMAKELGVVGLMNVQFAIKDHEVYIIEVNPRASRTVPFVSKATGVPLAKLATRVMLGEKLKDLKPWEMRKKGHVSVKESVFPFTRFPNVDVLLGPEMRSTGEVMGIDPSFGLAYMKSQLAAGQKLPTKGTVFMSVNDWDKSKIVLVAKDFEAMGFKVAATGGTADFLAEKGIHVEKVHKVHEGQRPHVVDHIKNGAFDLVINTPSGKKTVGDAKMIRQNALLYDIPYTTTVSGARAVVQAICELRQTGLQVKSLQEYYG
- the purF gene encoding amidophosphoribosyltransferase, whose translation is MKKEYCGLFGIYGNKEAARMTYFGLYALQHRGQESAGIVTWDGEKIREQKGMGLVADVFNERHLSKELKGEIAMGHIRYSTTGASLIRNAQPFLVRHGDLRLAVAHNGNLVNTYELRSELEAHGSIFQTTMDTEVFAHLIIKYLHESESIEEAVGKACLQVRGAYSMLILANDKMIAVKDPNGFRPLVLGRVGGNYVFASETCAFDLIEADYLRPLEAGEMIVVHKGKMTSHRFAEPRRCSKCIFELIYFARPDSHIFGDVVYERRKAMGAMLAKEAPVDADMVMPFPDSGNYAAVGYSQASGLPLELAMIRNHYVGRTFIQPSQDMRDFSVRVKLNPVKSMIQGKRIIIIEDSIVRGTTIRARVKKLRELGAREIHLRVSCPPIKFPCFYGIDFSSKGELIAANHSVDDIARFMEIDSLHYLSIPGLLDSVTQDEWCLACFDGNYPIPLADRMGKDCLEASPGIIKEFC